From one Paeniglutamicibacter psychrophenolicus genomic stretch:
- a CDS encoding ammonium transporter encodes MELTTTQVWMMVCAALVLLMTPALAFFYGGMTRAKSVLNMMMMSFSAIALVTVVWVLWGNSMAGGGASLGGLMGNPADGFGMGSMLGTDGFIAAGYGATFAIITVALISGAVADRAKFSAWMVFVPVWVTVVYAPIAFWVWGGGILGADGAIGSVVGEAIDFAGGTVVHINAGVAGLILALILGKRRGFGKDPSQRPHNIPFVMLGAALLWFGWFGFNGGAASTAEEAGLIWVNTLAAPAAALLGWILVERLRDGHSTSLGAASGIVAGLVAITPACANITPVAAIGLGIVAGVASALAVGLKYRWGYDDSLDVVGVHLVSGIIGTVALGFIALPVDGVGGGLFYGGGFGQLWAQIVACLVVMSFTAIMTAIIGLAIHKTMGFRITTEHEIAGIDLMQHAETGYEFGGLGTGGTFVPHPATSAHLKSTAADKDADRVKEEVNA; translated from the coding sequence ATGGAGCTAACAACGACTCAGGTATGGATGATGGTGTGTGCCGCGCTCGTCCTGCTGATGACCCCGGCACTGGCATTCTTCTACGGGGGCATGACCCGGGCCAAGAGTGTGCTGAACATGATGATGATGAGTTTCTCGGCCATTGCCCTCGTCACCGTGGTGTGGGTGCTCTGGGGCAACTCCATGGCAGGCGGAGGCGCAAGCCTTGGCGGCCTCATGGGAAATCCGGCAGACGGGTTCGGGATGGGATCCATGCTCGGCACCGACGGCTTCATTGCCGCCGGTTACGGAGCGACCTTCGCGATCATCACCGTTGCACTGATTTCCGGGGCCGTGGCGGACCGCGCAAAATTCAGCGCCTGGATGGTATTCGTTCCCGTCTGGGTGACCGTGGTCTACGCACCGATCGCCTTCTGGGTGTGGGGCGGCGGCATCCTCGGCGCCGACGGCGCCATCGGCTCGGTGGTGGGCGAGGCCATTGACTTCGCCGGAGGCACCGTGGTGCACATCAACGCCGGCGTTGCCGGATTGATCTTGGCGCTCATCCTTGGCAAGCGCCGCGGATTCGGAAAAGATCCGAGCCAGCGTCCCCACAACATCCCCTTCGTCATGCTTGGTGCGGCCCTTCTCTGGTTTGGATGGTTCGGATTCAACGGCGGCGCCGCCAGTACCGCCGAGGAAGCCGGATTGATCTGGGTGAACACCTTGGCAGCCCCCGCTGCAGCATTGCTGGGCTGGATCTTGGTCGAGCGCCTTCGTGATGGCCACAGCACCTCCTTGGGTGCTGCCTCAGGTATCGTGGCCGGTCTGGTGGCCATCACCCCCGCTTGCGCCAACATCACTCCGGTTGCCGCCATTGGATTGGGCATCGTTGCCGGGGTCGCCTCGGCCTTGGCCGTGGGGCTGAAGTACCGCTGGGGCTACGACGATTCCCTTGACGTGGTGGGTGTGCACCTGGTCTCCGGCATCATTGGAACCGTGGCGCTGGGATTCATTGCCCTTCCCGTTGACGGGGTGGGTGGCGGACTCTTCTACGGCGGCGGGTTCGGCCAGCTCTGGGCACAGATCGTTGCCTGCCTGGTGGTCATGTCCTTCACTGCCATCATGACAGCCATCATCGGCCTTGCCATTCACAAGACCATGGGCTTCCGTATCACCACCGAGCACGAAATCGCCGGCATCGACCTGATGCAGCACGCCGAGACCGGCTACGAGTTCGGTGGATTGGGCACCGGCGGCACCTTCGTCCCGCACCCGGCCACGTCGGCACACCTGAAGTCCACCGCCGCCGACAAGGATGCGGATCGAGTCAAGGAAGAGGTCAACGCATGA
- a CDS encoding P-II family nitrogen regulator: MKLVTAIIRPEKTDQIREALESYGVQGMTISQASGYGRQRGHTQVYRGAEYTVDLLPKVRLEILVEEDSCDDILDVLISTANTGSAGDGKIWVTHVEEVIRVRTGERGMAAV, from the coding sequence ATGAAACTCGTGACAGCCATCATCCGGCCCGAAAAGACCGACCAGATCCGGGAGGCACTCGAGTCCTACGGAGTCCAGGGTATGACCATCAGCCAAGCCAGCGGTTACGGTCGGCAGCGCGGACACACGCAGGTCTACCGGGGCGCCGAATACACGGTCGACCTCCTTCCCAAGGTCCGCCTCGAAATCCTGGTGGAAGAGGACTCCTGCGACGACATCCTGGATGTCTTGATCTCCACGGCCAACACCGGCAGCGCAGGTGACGGGAAGATCTGGGTCACCCACGTGGAAGAAGTGATCCGGGTCCGCACCGGGGAGCGCGGCATGGCCGCGGTGTAG